In the Campylobacter sputorum subsp. sputorum genome, ATTTAGAAAAATATATCCAAAAAGCTTATGAAAAAAACGAAAAAGTTCCACCGGGTCTTTATGCACATCTGGGATTGATGTATCACAAAAATGGAAATGATGAGAAGTTTTTTGCTTATTTAGACAAAGAAGCGGAGCTTTTTGAAGAATCAAGGCAGTATGTGGAATTTCTAAAAAGCAGTAAAACCAAATCAATTACAAAAACTAAAAAGGATAAAAAATGAGATTTAAGTTTTTAATTTTTTTATCGTTTTTGACATTGTTTTTATTCAGTGGTTGTGCACCAAAAGAGCCAGATGTTTATGATTATTCTAATTTTTTGCAATCAAGACCAAAATCAATTTTGGTGGTTATGCCAAAAAACGATTCGTTAGAGCCAAAGGCGGCAACGGCGATTTTAACAAATGCCATTTTGCCTTTAAGTGAAGCAGGTTATTATGTGTTTCCAGTAACTTTAGTTAATGAAACTTTTAAGAGCAATGGAATTTTTAGTGGCGAAGATATAGCTCAAATTCCGCTTAATAAACTAAGAGAAATTTACTCGGCTGATAGTGTTTTATTTATAGATGTTAAAGATTATGGTTCTAGGTATGCTTTACTTGATACACAAATTACAATTGAAATTTCTGTAAAATTAATAGATTTGAAAAATGGAAATTTGCTTTGGGATAGAAGTGAAAAGATAACTCAATCAGCAAGTAATGGCAATAATAATATCATAGGAATGCTTATAACTGCTATGGTGGCACAAGTTGTAAATAATATCACAGATAACTCTTATAATGTTGCAAAAACCACTGATTATATAACATTTTCCACAGATTGTTATAAATGTATTTTGCACGGGCATAGATCCCCAAATTTTGGCAAAGATAAACAGCTTAATAAATAATTCAGATTAAATTCTAAAGCAAATTTAGCTTTAGAATTTTTTATGATAAATAGTTATTTTATTATAATTTTATGCTCTTTTGCTTTGCAAACTTCGCCTATGATTGCACTTTTTTCATATCCTGCGTTTTTTAAATTTACAAGTGCTTTATTTGCGTCTTTTTGCTCAATACTAAGAAGCAAGCCACCGCTTGTTTGTGCGTCAAAATACAAAATATCAACTTCATCTTTACTATAAATATATGTTTTAACAAATTCCATATTTTTATAGCTTCCAGCTGGTATCAAGCCCATATTTGCATACTTTATAGCTGATTTCATAAGCGGGATATTATCTTTTTGTAAAACAAAACTTATATCATCTCTACTCATCTCAAAAAGATGTCCAAGTAAGCCAAAGCCAGTTATATCGGTGCAAGCACTGACTTTTATATCTTTTAATGCACTTATGGCATAGAAATTTAGCTGAATCATATAAGATATGGCTTCTTGTATTTCTTTTAAATTTAGCATATCGGCTTTTATGCAAGTGCTTAAAACGCCTACACCAAGCGGTTTTGTGAGAATCAAAATATCGCCAATTTTTGCCGTATTATTGCTCCAAAAATGCTTTGGATTAACTTTACCAGTAACGCTTAATCCATAATACATCTCTTTTGTTTCTATACTATGTCCGCCTACTAAAACCCCGCCACATTCATTGATTTTGCTTTTACCGCCTTGTAAAATTTCGCTCATTATGGATTTTTCGAAATTACAGCTATCAAAACCCATAATATTTAGTGCGTTTATAACCTCTCCCCCCATTGCGAAAATATCGCTTAGAGAATTTGCAGCTGCGATTTGACCATATATAAATGGATCATCTACCACAGGCGTTATAAAATCAAGAGTTTGAACAAGTGCTAATTCTTCGTTTATTTTAAAGATTGCCGCATCTTCGTTGCTATTAATCGATGATAGTAAATTTGCATTTTTTTCTAGTAAAGTGCCAATGTATTTGTTTAAACCCGACGGGTCTATTTTGGCAGCTCAACCAGCAGCTTTTACAAATTTTGTTAGCTTTTTATTGTTATAAATCATAGCGAAATTACATCATTTTCCATAAGTAAAACTGCTATTTGATAAGCATTTCCAAGTTCGCCAATGCTAAGATTATCAACTAAATTTAGTGCTTTTAAACAAGTTCCACAACTTATGATTTTAACACCAGCATCCTCTAAATCTTTAAGTGGTTTGTATCCATAGTGATCTCTATTAGCAGTCATTAAAACTGAATTATTTACGCATATTATATATTTTGGTTTTACTGGCGAGTTTAAAAGTGAAGTTAAAAATGTAGTTAAAACAGTTTCGCCAATAGGCATAGGTCCTATTTTGTCATCTTTAAAATACACAAGCTTTGATCTTGAAGATGGCATTTCGCAGTTGTATTCATTGTCATTTATCTCAGTTATATCTTTGGTTTTTATAACGCAAATTTCATCGTATTTTTCAAAGTTTTTTACACTTGGATTCATACCAAAATTGCTTAGAAATTTTTTTATGTTATTAAGCGGAGTTGTATCATTTACTAAAATACTCAAACTTTCGCCTATTTGCATTTTTTCTAAAGCATTTTTTGTCTCAATTACTGGCTTTGGACACTCCATATTTCTACAATCAATTTGCATAATATTCCTTTAAATTTAGTTTTTTCAAACCTTGAAGCTAGATATATTATACCTTAAATTTTATTTTTTCAAAATTAAATAAAAAGTGTAAATTTAAGAGTATAATTGCGAAAATTTAAATATTAGGATAAGAAATGAAATTTGATATAAATGGTTACGAGTTACATAAATTTGATATACACTCAAAAGATATTATGCAAAAGTATTTAACAGAGCTTGGGCTTGATCAGCAAGTTGATATAAGTGATTATACTTTTGCATCAAACTATATTTGGCTTTCAAATTCTAGTGGATTTTATGCGATTATTGATGATTGTTTTTGTCTTTTTATAATGACTGGAAGTGAACTTAGTATGCTTTTACCGCCACTTGGTAAGCTTTCAAATTTAAAAAATGCGATTTTACACTGCTTTGAACTTATGAATGCGAACAATAGTTCTCAACATTATGCAAGAATTGATTATGTAGCTGAGGTTATTTTGGAAAAATTTGCAACTTCGCTTGATCCTAATGCTATAATTTTTGATGTGTTTGAGGATTTTGTATTTGAAAAAAAATTAGCTGATTATATCTACAAAACAGATGATCTTATAGAGCTAAAAGGAAATTCGTATCATACAAAACGCACTGAAATAAATAAATTTAAAAACACATATCCAAATTTTAGAGTAGAAGAACTTGATGTTGCAAAGCATAAAAACGACATTATATCTTTAAGCAATATTTGGGTTCAAGAGCGTATAAAATATATGCCAAAAGAGCAGATTGATGATTTTATGGAGGGAATTTATCAAGAAAAAACTGCCATAAAAAGAATGCTAAATTTCTATAAAGAGCTTGAACTTATCGGTATAGTCATCTATATAGATGATGAAATGCACGGATTTAGTGTAGGAGAGAAAATCAATGAAGGCGTAGCAAGTGTTATCATAGAAAAGACAAATTTCCAAACTCTTGGATGTGCGCAGTTTATATTTAGAGAATTTAGTAAAATTTTAAAACAAAAATATAATTGTGAGTTTATAAATGTAGGCGATGATATGGGCTTTGAAAATCTTAAAAAAGTTAAGATGAGTTATAGACCTTTTAAACTTGATATAAAATACTCAATTTATCAAAAATGAATATAAAAAAAGCAAACTCAAAAGATATAAATGCACTTTTAGATATAGAAAATGAGGCTTTTGGTGGTAGTGGATTTGAGCTTAGTAGAGCAAGTTTTTACTACCACATAAGAAAAAATTTTTTCTATGTTGCAAAAGATGATAGTGGGCAAATTTTAGGTTATATTTTAGTTTTTGCTTATCTTAAAATTCCTAGAATTTACTCAATTGCTATTAGTAAAAATGCAAGACAAAAAGGCGTAGGAACGACACTTATAAACTTTGTGCTTACTAAATTTAGCCATTTAAGATTAGAAGTTAGAAAAGATAATAAAAACTCCATAGCATTATATGAAAAATTTGGTTTTGTAGTAGAAAAAATTTTACCATCATACTACCCAGATGGCTGTGATGGTTTGTTTATGATTAAAAAATAACATATATAATTAGCTTGTAAGTATTATTAAGATAAAATTGGCAATGATTAAAGCAAAAAAACATTTTGGACAAAATTTTCTTAAAGATGCTACTGTTTTAAATAAAATCATCCAATCGATTCCCGATGATGAAAAAAACTTAGTTGAAATCGGGCCTGGCTTAGGTGATTTGACAAATGAGCTTATAAAAGTTGGAAGTGTTACAAGTTATGAGATAGATTTCGAACTTTATGAGATTTTGAAATCTAAATTCGGAAACAAGATTAAGCTAGTTTGTAATGATGCATTGAAAGTTTGGCAAAGCTCGTCTCTTAGCGATAAACCTTATTTTTTAGTAGCAAATTTACCATATTATGTTGCTACAAGAATGGTTTTAAATGCTATAGATGATGCTTTATGCAGAGGCTTTGTTGTAATGGTGCAAAAAGAAGTTGCTGAGAAATTCTGTGCTAGGGTTGGCGATAAGGAATTTAGCTCACTATCTATTATATCAAATTTAAATGGCGATATGCAGCTTTTATTTGATGTTTTAAAGACTTCATTTATTCCACCGCCAAAGGTTACTTCATCTGTCATAAAATTTATAAAAAAAGATGAAAAAATTTTGGATAGTTCGGATTATCTTAAATTTAAAGATTTTTTAAAAACTTGTTTTTTAGCACCGCGAAAAACATTGATAAAGAATTTATCATCAAGTTTTTCTAAAGATAAATTAAATGAAATTTTTTTAAATTTAGATATACAACCTACAGCAAGAGCCCACGAAATAGATGCCACCGTATATACAAAAATTTTTTTAAATTTAAAGGCAGAAAATGGAAGAAAAGGAAGTAACAAATAGTAATTCTAATCAAGAAGAGAGAAGATTTAACAAACAAAATAGATACAAAAGACATAAAAAAAATCTTCAAAGACAGCTGAAAAATAGTGAAAATAGCGATGAAAATACAAAAAAAACAAATGAAAATGCTGATAAAAACAGTGCGCCAATAGACACAGCAAAAAAGAAAAAAAGACACAGCAAAAAAAATACCGTTAATATAAAATTAAATGGCAATGAAGAGTGGCAAGTAAATATAAATAGTGCAGTAGAATCAAACTTAGCTATGCATGATTTACGCCTTAATCCGCTTAAATACTACAATAATACTCAAAACACTATTCGTATAACTCCGCTTGGCGGACTTGGCGAGATTGGTGCAAATATGACTGTTTTTGAGACAGATACAAGTGCGATTATAGTTGATGTTGGGATGAGTTTTCCGGATGAAAATATGCTTGGTGTTGATATTTTGATACCTGATTTTGACTATATAAGAAAGATAAAAAATAAAATAAAAGGTATCATTATAACCCACGCTCACGAAGATCATATCGGTGCGATGCCTTACTTTTTTAAAGAATTTAAATTTCCTATATATGCTACGCCTCTCCCACTTGGAATGATATCAAATAAATTTGACGAACATGGATTAAAGGCTGAAAAATCTTACTTTAGACCGGTTGAGAAGCGTAAAATTTATGAGATAGGGGATTTTAGTATAGAGTTTATCCATATAACACACTCTATCATAGACGCTTCAGCTCTTGCAATTACTACAAAAGCTGGAACTATCATACATACTGGCGATTTTAAAATAGATCATACGCCAATAGACGGCTATCCAACGGATTTAAATCGTCTTGCTTATTATGGTGAAAAGGGTGTTTTACTTTTGATGAGTGATAGCACAAATTCTCACAAAGAAGGTTTTACAAAAAGCGAAAGCAGTGTAGGAAATACCTTTGATGATATTTTTAGTAAGTCAAAAGGTAGAGTTATAATGAGCACATTTAGCTCAAATATACATAGGGTTTATCAAGCCATAGAAAGAGGGTTAAAATATAATCGCAAAATTTGTGTTATAGGTCGCTCAATGGAAAGAAATTTATTTACTGCAATGCAACTTAACTACATAAAAGTAGATAAAAAGTATTTTATAGATGCTGATGAGGTTGTTAAGTATCCAGATAATGAAGTTTTGATAGTAACAACTGGCTCTCAAGGAGAGACAATGAGTGCACTTTATAGAATGGCAACTGATGAGCATAAATACATAAAGATAAAACCAAGCGATCAAATCATCATATCAGCCAAAGCAATTCCTGGAAATGAAAGTAGTGTTTCAACTGTGTTAAACTATCTTTTAAAAAGTGGAGCAAGCGTTGCTTATCAAGACTTTAGTGAAATTCATGTCTCAGGACACGCCGCAAAAGAAGAGCAAAAACTTATGATAAGGCTTATAAAGCCTAAGTTTTTCTTACCGGTTCATGGTGAATATAATCACATTGTAAAACATAAAGAAACAGCAATTTCTTGTGGTATAAATGAAGCAAATATTTACCTTATGAATGATGGCGATCAAATGGAAGTGTGTGGAAAATACTTAAAGCGTGTTAAAACCGTAAAAACTGGTAAAGTTTTTATAGATAATCAGATAAATAAACAAATTAGCGATAATGTCGTTATGGATAGGCAAAATTTAGCAGATGCAGGCGTTGTTATTATCATAGCTCAGATTGATAAATCTCAGAGAAAGCTTATAAAAACTCGCGTTATGAACTATGGTCTTACAAACGATAAGCAAAACTCAAATTTAACAAAAGAGATGGAAGAGACGCTAATTCAATTTTTAAGCAATGTCAAAGATGAAGCCATGTCTGATCAAAAAATGTTAGAAAACCAGATTCGCCAAGTTGTAAGAAAACATATATTTAGAAAAACTAAAAAATATCCTATCATTGTTCCAGTTATTTATCTAATGTAAAGGCATAAAATGAGTGAAATTTTAGAAATAGCAAGAGAAGTTTTAAGGCTTGAAGGAAACGAACTTTTACGCAATGCTGATATTATCGGAAATGATATAGAAGATGCTATAAATTTGATAAATGATTGTAAGGGCAAAGTTGTAGTTACTGGTGTTGGAAAAAGCGGGCATATAGGAGCCAAAATAGCTGCAACTTTGGCAAGCACGGGAACACCTAGCTTTTTTTTGCACCCAACTGAGGCTATGCACGGAGATCTTGGTATGCTGCAAAGCGAAGATATCATACTTGCCATATCATTTAGCGGCGAAAGCGATGAGCTTATAGACATAATGCCGCACATAAAAAGATATGGCAATAAAATCATTGCTATGGCAAAAGATAAAAATAGCTCACTTGGTAAATTTAGTGATGCATTTATCAAAATTGATATATTAAAAGAAGCGTGCTCAATAGTAGCAGCTCCTACGGTTTCTACGACATTAACACTTGCACTTGGCGATGCGTTAGCCGTGTGTTTAATGAGAAAAAATAGTTTTAAAAAAGAAGATTTTGCAAATTTTCATCCTGGTGGAAGTTTGGGTAAAAGGCTATTTTTAAAAGTAAAAGATGTAATGCAAAAAGCACCTTTACCTATCGCACAAAGTGATATTAGTTTAAAGTTAGCCATAGATACAATGACGCATGGTAAACTCGGCTCTGTTTTGCTGACAGATAAAAATGGAAATTTAGAAGCTATTTTAAGTGATGGTGATTTGCGTAGAGCTTTGATGAAAGAAAATTTTGATATCAACGATAAAGCCATAAATTACGCTACCAAAAATCCAAAAGTTATAACAAATGCGGATATGCTTGCTTATGATGCATTAAAAATCATAGAAGAGTATAAAATTCAGCTTTTAGTTGTGGTGGATATTGCAAATAATCCACTTGGGGTTTTACACATTCACGAACTAACAAAATTAGGATTATAAAAATGCAAAAAATGAGGTTAAATAAATTTATATCTCACAATACAAGTTATTCAAGAAGAGAAGCAGACGAGCTTATAAAAAACTCAAAAGTTAGCGTAAATGGTAGAATTATCAATGATTTTATAGAAGTTAGCGGCGAAGAAAAAATACGCATAAATGGGCGATTGGTAAAGCTTAAAAAAGATTTTACGATGATTGTTTATAACAAGCAAAAAGGCGAGTTAGTAACAAAAAAAGACGATCGTGGTCGTCGCACGATTTATGATAGCCTACCAAGCGGTTTTAGTAAATTTGTTAGCGTTGGGCGTTTGGACTTTGCAAGTGAGGGACTCTTGCTGCTAACAGACGCACCAGCTATCGCAACTGCATTAACAAACAGCGATTTAGAACGAGAGTATTATCTTAAAATCAAAGGTGAGATTACAGATGAGGTTAAAACCGCGATGAAAGAGGGCTTTTTTGCAAAAGATGCAACAAAGGGAGCTCATGCGAAAACTACGATAAAATCGATGGAGTTTAAGCCATTTGTTGCATACGATATCTTTGGTTCAAGCGGCGGATACACGAAACTTAGAGTTATGATAAATGAGGGTCAAAATAGAGAATTACGCCGCTTTTTTGGC is a window encoding:
- the yedF gene encoding sulfurtransferase-like selenium metabolism protein YedF — translated: MQIDCRNMECPKPVIETKNALEKMQIGESLSILVNDTTPLNNIKKFLSNFGMNPSVKNFEKYDEICVIKTKDITEINDNEYNCEMPSSRSKLVYFKDDKIGPMPIGETVLTTFLTSLLNSPVKPKYIICVNNSVLMTANRDHYGYKPLKDLEDAGVKIISCGTCLKALNLVDNLSIGELGNAYQIAVLLMENDVISL
- the rsmA gene encoding 16S rRNA (adenine(1518)-N(6)/adenine(1519)-N(6))-dimethyltransferase RsmA, coding for MIKAKKHFGQNFLKDATVLNKIIQSIPDDEKNLVEIGPGLGDLTNELIKVGSVTSYEIDFELYEILKSKFGNKIKLVCNDALKVWQSSSLSDKPYFLVANLPYYVATRMVLNAIDDALCRGFVVMVQKEVAEKFCARVGDKEFSSLSIISNLNGDMQLLFDVLKTSFIPPPKVTSSVIKFIKKDEKILDSSDYLKFKDFLKTCFLAPRKTLIKNLSSSFSKDKLNEIFLNLDIQPTARAHEIDATVYTKIFLNLKAENGRKGSNK
- a CDS encoding DUF4810 domain-containing protein, translating into MKPYKILFLGIFVMLLSGCAASKKPIYYWDASYEESVYNYLNEEGDINEQIDNLEKYIQKAYEKNEKVPPGLYAHLGLMYHKNGNDEKFFAYLDKEAELFEESRQYVEFLKSSKTKSITKTKKDKK
- a CDS encoding GNAT family N-acetyltransferase codes for the protein MNIKKANSKDINALLDIENEAFGGSGFELSRASFYYHIRKNFFYVAKDDSGQILGYILVFAYLKIPRIYSIAISKNARQKGVGTTLINFVLTKFSHLRLEVRKDNKNSIALYEKFGFVVEKILPSYYPDGCDGLFMIKK
- a CDS encoding ribonuclease J, giving the protein MEEKEVTNSNSNQEERRFNKQNRYKRHKKNLQRQLKNSENSDENTKKTNENADKNSAPIDTAKKKKRHSKKNTVNIKLNGNEEWQVNINSAVESNLAMHDLRLNPLKYYNNTQNTIRITPLGGLGEIGANMTVFETDTSAIIVDVGMSFPDENMLGVDILIPDFDYIRKIKNKIKGIIITHAHEDHIGAMPYFFKEFKFPIYATPLPLGMISNKFDEHGLKAEKSYFRPVEKRKIYEIGDFSIEFIHITHSIIDASALAITTKAGTIIHTGDFKIDHTPIDGYPTDLNRLAYYGEKGVLLLMSDSTNSHKEGFTKSESSVGNTFDDIFSKSKGRVIMSTFSSNIHRVYQAIERGLKYNRKICVIGRSMERNLFTAMQLNYIKVDKKYFIDADEVVKYPDNEVLIVTTGSQGETMSALYRMATDEHKYIKIKPSDQIIISAKAIPGNESSVSTVLNYLLKSGASVAYQDFSEIHVSGHAAKEEQKLMIRLIKPKFFLPVHGEYNHIVKHKETAISCGINEANIYLMNDGDQMEVCGKYLKRVKTVKTGKVFIDNQINKQISDNVVMDRQNLADAGVVIIIAQIDKSQRKLIKTRVMNYGLTNDKQNSNLTKEMEETLIQFLSNVKDEAMSDQKMLENQIRQVVRKHIFRKTKKYPIIVPVIYLM
- a CDS encoding DUF2156 domain-containing protein; its protein translation is MKFDINGYELHKFDIHSKDIMQKYLTELGLDQQVDISDYTFASNYIWLSNSSGFYAIIDDCFCLFIMTGSELSMLLPPLGKLSNLKNAILHCFELMNANNSSQHYARIDYVAEVILEKFATSLDPNAIIFDVFEDFVFEKKLADYIYKTDDLIELKGNSYHTKRTEINKFKNTYPNFRVEELDVAKHKNDIISLSNIWVQERIKYMPKEQIDDFMEGIYQEKTAIKRMLNFYKELELIGIVIYIDDEMHGFSVGEKINEGVASVIIEKTNFQTLGCAQFIFREFSKILKQKYNCEFINVGDDMGFENLKKVKMSYRPFKLDIKYSIYQK
- a CDS encoding KpsF/GutQ family sugar-phosphate isomerase — protein: MSEILEIAREVLRLEGNELLRNADIIGNDIEDAINLINDCKGKVVVTGVGKSGHIGAKIAATLASTGTPSFFLHPTEAMHGDLGMLQSEDIILAISFSGESDELIDIMPHIKRYGNKIIAMAKDKNSSLGKFSDAFIKIDILKEACSIVAAPTVSTTLTLALGDALAVCLMRKNSFKKEDFANFHPGGSLGKRLFLKVKDVMQKAPLPIAQSDISLKLAIDTMTHGKLGSVLLTDKNGNLEAILSDGDLRRALMKENFDINDKAINYATKNPKVITNADMLAYDALKIIEEYKIQLLVVVDIANNPLGVLHIHELTKLGL
- the selD gene encoding selenide, water dikinase SelD gives rise to the protein MIYNNKKLTKFVKAAGUAAKIDPSGLNKYIGTLLEKNANLLSSINSNEDAAIFKINEELALVQTLDFITPVVDDPFIYGQIAAANSLSDIFAMGGEVINALNIMGFDSCNFEKSIMSEILQGGKSKINECGGVLVGGHSIETKEMYYGLSVTGKVNPKHFWSNNTAKIGDILILTKPLGVGVLSTCIKADMLNLKEIQEAISYMIQLNFYAISALKDIKVSACTDITGFGLLGHLFEMSRDDISFVLQKDNIPLMKSAIKYANMGLIPAGSYKNMEFVKTYIYSKDEVDILYFDAQTSGGLLLSIEQKDANKALVNLKNAGYEKSAIIGEVCKAKEHKIIIK
- a CDS encoding DUF799 domain-containing protein; amino-acid sequence: MRFKFLIFLSFLTLFLFSGCAPKEPDVYDYSNFLQSRPKSILVVMPKNDSLEPKAATAILTNAILPLSEAGYYVFPVTLVNETFKSNGIFSGEDIAQIPLNKLREIYSADSVLFIDVKDYGSRYALLDTQITIEISVKLIDLKNGNLLWDRSEKITQSASNGNNNIIGMLITAMVAQVVNNITDNSYNVAKTTDYITFSTDCYKCILHGHRSPNFGKDKQLNK
- a CDS encoding pseudouridine synthase; protein product: MQKMRLNKFISHNTSYSRREADELIKNSKVSVNGRIINDFIEVSGEEKIRINGRLVKLKKDFTMIVYNKQKGELVTKKDDRGRRTIYDSLPSGFSKFVSVGRLDFASEGLLLLTDAPAIATALTNSDLEREYYLKIKGEITDEVKTAMKEGFFAKDATKGAHAKTTIKSMEFKPFVAYDIFGSSGGYTKLRVMINEGQNRELRRFFGYFDLEVMDLKRVSYGIIELGMLKEGKWRYFTNSEYEELRGFLKENGVRY